In the genome of Pseudomonas putida, one region contains:
- the accC gene encoding acetyl-CoA carboxylase biotin carboxylase subunit, which produces MSGKLEKVLIANRGEIALRILRACKELGIKTVAVHSTADRELMHLGLADESVCIGPASSKDSYLHIPAIIAAAEVTGATAIHPGYGFLAENADFAEQVEKSGFAFIGPKADTIRLMGDKVSAKDAMIKSGVPTVPGSDGPLPEDEEVALAIARDVGYPVIIKAAGGGGGRGMRVVHKEEDLIASAKLTRTEAGAAFGNPMVYLEKFLTNPRHVEVQVLSDGQGNAIHLGDRDCSLQRRHQKVLEEAPAPGIDEKARQEVFKRCVDACIEIGYRGAGTFEFLYENGRFYFIEMNTRVQVEHPVSEMVTGIDIVKEMLSIAAGNKLSIRQEDVVIRGHSLECRINAEDPKKFIPSPGKVKHFHAPGGNGVRVDSHLYSGYSVPPNYDSLIGKLITYGKDRDEAMARMRNALDEIVVDGIKTNIPLHRDLVRDEGFCKGGVNIHYLEHKLANQE; this is translated from the coding sequence ATGTCTGGGAAGCTCGAAAAAGTCCTGATCGCCAACCGCGGGGAAATCGCCCTGCGGATCCTGCGTGCCTGCAAAGAGCTGGGTATCAAGACCGTCGCTGTTCACTCCACGGCCGACCGCGAACTGATGCACCTGGGGCTGGCAGACGAGTCGGTCTGCATCGGTCCTGCATCGTCCAAGGATTCCTACCTGCACATCCCGGCGATCATCGCCGCTGCCGAAGTGACAGGCGCCACCGCAATCCACCCGGGTTACGGCTTCCTGGCGGAGAACGCCGATTTCGCCGAGCAGGTGGAAAAGTCCGGTTTCGCCTTCATCGGCCCGAAAGCCGACACCATTCGCCTGATGGGCGACAAGGTTTCGGCCAAGGACGCGATGATCAAGTCGGGCGTACCGACCGTGCCGGGCTCTGACGGCCCGCTGCCGGAAGACGAAGAGGTCGCCCTGGCGATCGCCCGTGACGTCGGCTACCCGGTGATCATCAAGGCCGCCGGTGGCGGCGGTGGTCGCGGCATGCGCGTGGTGCACAAGGAAGAGGATCTGATCGCCTCGGCCAAACTGACCCGTACCGAAGCCGGTGCGGCCTTCGGTAACCCGATGGTCTACCTGGAGAAGTTCCTGACCAACCCACGTCACGTGGAAGTCCAGGTCCTCTCCGACGGCCAAGGCAACGCCATCCACCTGGGCGACCGCGACTGCTCGCTGCAGCGCCGTCACCAGAAGGTCCTGGAAGAAGCGCCAGCACCAGGCATCGACGAGAAGGCCCGTCAGGAAGTCTTCAAGCGTTGCGTCGACGCGTGCATCGAGATCGGCTACCGCGGTGCCGGCACCTTCGAGTTCCTGTACGAGAACGGTCGTTTCTACTTCATCGAGATGAACACCCGCGTCCAGGTCGAACACCCAGTGTCCGAGATGGTCACCGGCATCGACATCGTCAAGGAGATGCTCAGCATCGCCGCTGGCAACAAGCTGTCGATCCGCCAGGAAGACGTGGTCATCCGCGGTCACTCGCTCGAATGCCGTATCAACGCCGAGGATCCGAAGAAGTTCATTCCGAGCCCAGGCAAGGTCAAGCACTTCCACGCCCCGGGCGGCAACGGCGTTCGCGTCGATTCGCACCTGTACAGCGGTTACTCGGTTCCGCCGAACTACGACTCGCTGATCGGCAAGCTGATCACCTACGGCAAGGACCGTGACGAAGCCATGGCCCGCATGCGCAATGCCCTGGACGAGATCGTCGTTGACGGCATCAAGACCAACATCCCACTGCACCGCGACCTGGTGCGTGATGAAGGTTTCTGCAAAGGCGGCGTCAACATCCACTACCTCGAGCACAAACTGGCCAACCAGGAGTGA
- the prmA gene encoding 50S ribosomal protein L11 methyltransferase: MPWLQVRLAISPDQAETYEDALLEVGAVSVTFMDAEDQPIFEPDLNTTPLWSHTHLLALFEADAEPEAVFAHLRLLTGAELPEHHAEVIEDQDWERSWMDNFQPMRFGQRLWIVPSWHEAPEKDAVNLLLDPGLAFGTGTHPTTALCLEWLDGQQLDGTQVLDFGCGSGILAIAALLLGAREAIGTDIDVQALEASRDNAGRNGIADERLALYLPEQMPAMQADVLVANILAGPLVSLAPQLSGLVRPGGLLALSGILAEQGDEVAAAYAADFDLDPIVVRDGWVRISGRRR, translated from the coding sequence ATGCCCTGGCTGCAAGTACGCCTGGCCATCAGCCCAGACCAAGCCGAAACCTACGAAGACGCCCTGCTCGAAGTCGGCGCTGTCTCGGTCACGTTCATGGACGCCGAAGACCAACCGATCTTCGAACCGGACCTCAACACCACCCCGCTCTGGTCGCACACCCACCTGCTGGCCTTGTTCGAGGCCGATGCCGAGCCTGAGGCCGTGTTCGCCCACTTGCGCCTGCTGACCGGCGCCGAGTTGCCCGAGCACCACGCCGAAGTGATCGAAGACCAGGACTGGGAACGCAGCTGGATGGACAACTTCCAGCCCATGCGCTTCGGCCAGCGCCTGTGGATCGTGCCGAGCTGGCACGAGGCACCGGAAAAGGACGCGGTCAACCTCCTTCTGGACCCGGGCCTGGCCTTCGGCACCGGCACCCACCCGACCACCGCCCTGTGCCTGGAATGGCTCGACGGCCAGCAGCTCGACGGCACCCAGGTGCTGGACTTTGGCTGTGGCTCGGGCATCTTGGCCATTGCCGCGCTGCTGCTCGGCGCCCGTGAAGCGATCGGCACCGACATCGACGTCCAGGCCCTGGAGGCCTCGCGCGACAATGCCGGACGCAACGGCATCGCCGACGAGCGACTGGCCCTGTACCTGCCCGAGCAGATGCCCGCCATGCAAGCCGACGTGCTGGTCGCCAACATCCTGGCCGGCCCGCTGGTCTCGCTGGCGCCGCAGTTGTCCGGCCTGGTTCGCCCCGGCGGCCTGCTGGCCTTGTCGGGTATCCTCGCCGAGCAGGGCGATGAAGTGGCCGCCGCCTATGCCGCCGATTTCGACCTGGACCCGATCGTCGTGCGCGACGGCTGGGTACGGATCAGTGGCCGCCGCCGCTAG
- a CDS encoding DUF3426 domain-containing protein translates to MTDSFVTQCPHCQTSFRVTYQQLSMARGVVRCGHCLQVFNAAKQLLEQNRAADTPEVPSPAPAPTQELAQESAQPPQDERPESAPSQPQEDWALTAKALDDLDLDQELARLERREPPQERQAPSREEALQARRDDHRHDEHADEPFGTAADHRLDLPVEEPTPVLVEQETLDLDLEPAPGERTEPTLGGLNLDDDEPRPLPQNEPRDALIDEAVAPFSIHDDAPEKGLSARDDDEPDGLRLSARDDDEPEDLHDERPEPMLAAKPERPSRKEPLVHVVDDPLQLDWQKAKPNWFKRLLWSLLTLLAAGLLAFQYIAYHFDEMARQDQYRPWFQQLCPMVGCTVPTRVDISRIKSSNLVVRSHPDFKGALIVDAIIYNRAPFAQPFPLLELRFADLNGQLIASRRFKPSEYLSGELAGRGEMPSQTPIHIALDILDPGPKAVNYSLSFRSPE, encoded by the coding sequence ATGACCGACAGTTTCGTCACCCAGTGCCCGCATTGCCAGACCAGCTTTCGCGTCACCTACCAGCAATTGAGTATGGCGCGTGGCGTGGTGCGCTGCGGCCACTGCCTGCAGGTGTTCAACGCTGCCAAGCAATTGCTGGAGCAGAACCGGGCCGCCGACACGCCTGAAGTGCCGAGCCCGGCACCGGCACCGACGCAAGAACTGGCGCAGGAATCGGCACAACCGCCCCAGGACGAACGCCCGGAGTCGGCCCCGAGCCAGCCGCAGGAAGATTGGGCGCTCACCGCAAAAGCCCTGGATGATCTGGACCTGGACCAGGAGCTCGCCCGCCTCGAGCGTCGCGAGCCACCCCAGGAGCGCCAGGCCCCGTCGCGTGAAGAGGCCTTGCAGGCCCGCCGCGATGACCATCGCCACGATGAGCACGCGGACGAACCCTTCGGCACCGCCGCCGATCATCGGCTGGACCTGCCTGTCGAGGAGCCAACGCCCGTGCTGGTCGAGCAGGAGACCCTCGACCTGGACCTCGAACCGGCGCCCGGCGAACGTACCGAACCGACCCTGGGCGGCCTGAACCTCGACGATGACGAACCTCGCCCGCTGCCCCAGAACGAGCCCCGCGACGCCTTGATCGACGAGGCGGTTGCACCGTTCTCGATCCACGACGACGCCCCCGAGAAAGGCCTCTCGGCCCGGGACGATGACGAGCCCGACGGCCTTCGTCTGTCTGCACGCGATGACGACGAGCCGGAAGACCTGCACGACGAGCGACCCGAACCGATGCTGGCCGCCAAACCCGAGCGCCCTTCCCGCAAGGAACCGCTGGTGCATGTGGTGGACGACCCTTTGCAGCTCGACTGGCAAAAGGCCAAGCCCAACTGGTTCAAGCGCTTGCTGTGGAGCCTGTTGACCTTGCTGGCCGCTGGCCTGCTTGCATTCCAATACATCGCCTACCACTTCGATGAAATGGCCCGCCAGGACCAGTACCGGCCCTGGTTCCAGCAGCTGTGCCCGATGGTCGGTTGTACGGTGCCGACCCGCGTCGACATCTCCCGCATCAAAAGCAGCAACCTGGTGGTGCGCAGCCACCCGGACTTCAAGGGCGCCCTGATCGTCGACGCGATCATCTACAACCGCGCGCCGTTCGCCCAACCGTTCCCGCTGCTGGAGCTGCGTTTTGCCGACCTCAACGGCCAATTGATCGCCAGCCGTCGCTTCAAGCCCAGCGAGTACCTGTCAGGGGAGCTGGCCGGACGTGGCGAGATGCCCAGCCAAACCCCTATCCACATCGCCCTGGACATCCTCGATCCAGGCCCGAAGGCTGTGAACTACAGCCTGAGCTTCCGCTCGCCGGAATGA
- the dusB gene encoding tRNA dihydrouridine synthase DusB: MSAVRIGPYTLRNNLILAPMAGVTDQPFRTLCQRLGAGMVVSEMVTSDMSLWNSRKSRLRRIHEGDPEPRSVQIAGGDAQMLAAAAQANVEAGAQIIDINMGCPAKKVCNKAAGSALLRDEALVSEILHAVVGAVDVPVTLKIRTGWDRANKNGLAVAKIAEQAGIQALAVHGRTRADLYTGEAEYDTIAAIKQAVSIPVFANGDITSPEKARAVLDATGVDGLLIGRAAQGRPWIFREIEHYLRTGEHLPAPALDEVEHILLEHLAALHAFYGDVMGVRIARKHVGWYLATRPGAKEFRARFNALEDTKAQCANVRAFFCERRESLETEDGQGVAA, encoded by the coding sequence ATGTCGGCGGTACGCATCGGCCCTTACACACTGCGAAACAACCTGATCCTCGCCCCCATGGCCGGGGTGACGGACCAGCCTTTCCGTACACTTTGCCAGCGCCTGGGCGCCGGCATGGTGGTGTCGGAGATGGTGACCAGTGACATGAGCCTGTGGAACAGCCGCAAGTCGCGCCTGCGCCGCATCCATGAAGGCGATCCCGAGCCTCGCTCGGTGCAGATCGCCGGTGGCGATGCGCAGATGCTGGCGGCGGCAGCCCAGGCCAATGTCGAGGCCGGTGCCCAGATCATCGATATCAACATGGGCTGTCCGGCAAAAAAAGTCTGCAACAAAGCAGCGGGCTCTGCTTTATTGAGAGATGAAGCCTTGGTCAGCGAAATCCTTCACGCCGTGGTCGGCGCGGTGGACGTACCGGTGACCCTGAAGATCCGCACCGGCTGGGACCGGGCGAACAAGAACGGCCTGGCCGTGGCGAAGATCGCCGAACAGGCTGGCATCCAGGCGCTTGCGGTGCATGGCCGCACACGCGCCGACCTGTATACCGGCGAAGCCGAGTACGACACCATCGCGGCGATCAAGCAGGCGGTGTCGATCCCGGTTTTTGCCAACGGCGATATCACCTCGCCAGAAAAGGCCCGGGCGGTGCTGGACGCCACCGGTGTCGACGGCCTGCTGATCGGCCGTGCCGCCCAGGGGCGGCCGTGGATTTTCCGCGAGATCGAGCATTACCTGCGCACGGGCGAGCACTTGCCTGCCCCGGCGCTGGATGAAGTGGAACACATTCTGCTGGAGCACCTGGCTGCACTGCATGCCTTCTATGGCGATGTGATGGGCGTGCGTATCGCCCGCAAGCATGTGGGCTGGTACCTGGCAACACGACCTGGCGCCAAGGAGTTTCGCGCCCGGTTCAACGCGCTGGAAGACACAAAAGCGCAGTGCGCCAACGTTCGCGCGTTCTTTTGCGAACGTCGAGAGAGCCTTGAGACAGAGGACGGACAAGGGGTGGCCGCATGA
- the fis gene encoding DNA-binding transcriptional regulator Fis — protein MTMMTETLVSGTTPVSDNANLKQHLNTPSEEGQTLRDSVEKALHNYFAHLEGATVTDVYNLVLSEVEAPLLESVMNYVKGNQTKASEMLGLNRGTLRKKLKQYDLL, from the coding sequence ATGACGATGATGACCGAGACATTAGTGAGTGGAACAACGCCCGTGAGCGACAACGCCAATTTGAAACAGCACCTCAATACGCCGAGCGAAGAGGGCCAGACCCTTCGCGACAGCGTGGAGAAGGCGCTGCACAACTACTTCGCCCACCTGGAAGGCGCGACCGTCACGGACGTCTACAACCTGGTGCTGTCGGAAGTCGAGGCACCGCTGCTCGAAAGCGTGATGAACTACGTCAAGGGCAACCAGACCAAGGCCAGTGAGATGCTCGGGCTCAACCGCGGCACCTTGCGCAAGAAACTCAAGCAGTACGATCTGTTGTAA
- the purH gene encoding bifunctional phosphoribosylaminoimidazolecarboxamide formyltransferase/IMP cyclohydrolase, whose product MTDQTTRLPIRRALISVSDKTGILEFARELQQLGVEILSTGGTYKLLKDNGVNAVEVADYTGFAEMMDGRVKTLHPKIHGGILGRRGIDDAIMNEHGIKPIDLVAVNLYPFEATIAKPGCDLPTAIENIDIGGPTMVRSAAKNHKDVAIVVNASDYASVLENLKAGGLTYAQRFDLMLKAFEHTAAYDGMIANYMGTIDQAKDTLSTEGRSEFPRTFNSQFVKAQEMRYGENPHQSAAFYVEAKKGEASVSTAIQLQGKELSFNNVADTDAALECVKSFVKPACVIVKHANPCGVAVVPENEGGIRKAYDLAYATDTESAFGGIIAFNRELDGETAKAIVDRQFVEVIIAPKISQAAREVVAAKQNVRLLECGEWPAERAAGWDFKRVNGGLLVQSRDIGMIGADDLKVVTKRAPTEQEIHDLVFAWKVAKFVKSNAIVYAKQRQTIGVGAGQMSRVNSARIAAIKAEHAGLQVQGAVMASDAFFPFRDGIDNAAKVGITAVIQPGGSMRDAEVIAAADEAGIAMVFTGMRHFRH is encoded by the coding sequence ATGACCGACCAGACTACCCGCCTGCCGATCCGCCGCGCCCTGATCAGCGTCTCCGACAAGACCGGGATTCTCGAATTCGCCCGTGAGCTGCAACAGCTGGGCGTCGAGATCCTGTCCACCGGCGGCACCTACAAGCTGCTCAAGGACAATGGCGTGAACGCGGTGGAAGTGGCCGACTACACCGGCTTCGCTGAAATGATGGATGGCCGGGTCAAGACCCTGCATCCGAAGATCCACGGCGGCATCCTGGGCCGCCGCGGCATCGACGACGCCATCATGAACGAGCACGGCATCAAGCCGATCGATCTGGTCGCCGTCAACCTGTACCCGTTCGAGGCGACCATCGCCAAGCCTGGTTGCGACCTGCCGACCGCCATCGAGAACATCGATATCGGCGGCCCGACCATGGTCCGTTCCGCGGCGAAGAACCACAAGGACGTCGCCATCGTGGTCAACGCCAGCGACTACGCCAGCGTCCTGGAGAACCTCAAGGCCGGCGGCCTGACCTACGCCCAGCGTTTCGACCTGATGCTCAAGGCCTTCGAGCACACCGCCGCCTATGACGGCATGATCGCCAACTACATGGGTACCATCGACCAGGCCAAGGACACCTTGTCCACCGAAGGCCGCAGCGAGTTCCCGCGCACCTTCAACAGCCAGTTCGTCAAAGCCCAGGAAATGCGCTACGGCGAGAACCCGCACCAGAGCGCGGCGTTCTACGTCGAGGCCAAGAAAGGCGAAGCCAGCGTCTCCACCGCCATCCAGCTGCAAGGCAAGGAGCTGTCGTTCAACAACGTGGCCGACACCGATGCAGCGCTCGAGTGCGTCAAGAGCTTCGTCAAGCCAGCCTGCGTCATCGTCAAGCATGCCAACCCATGCGGCGTAGCCGTGGTGCCGGAAAACGAAGGCGGCATCCGCAAGGCCTATGACCTGGCCTACGCCACCGACACCGAGTCGGCCTTCGGCGGCATCATCGCCTTCAACCGCGAGCTGGATGGCGAAACCGCCAAGGCCATCGTCGATCGCCAGTTCGTCGAAGTGATCATCGCGCCGAAAATCTCCCAGGCCGCCCGTGAAGTCGTGGCCGCCAAGCAGAACGTGCGCCTGCTCGAGTGCGGCGAATGGCCAGCCGAGCGCGCTGCCGGTTGGGACTTCAAGCGCGTCAACGGTGGCCTGCTGGTGCAGAGCCGCGACATCGGCATGATCGGTGCCGACGACCTGAAGGTCGTGACCAAGCGCGCCCCGACCGAGCAGGAAATCCATGACCTGGTCTTCGCCTGGAAAGTGGCCAAGTTCGTCAAGTCCAACGCCATCGTCTACGCCAAGCAGCGCCAGACCATCGGTGTGGGCGCCGGCCAGATGAGCCGCGTCAACTCCGCCCGGATCGCCGCCATCAAGGCCGAGCATGCCGGCCTGCAGGTCCAGGGCGCGGTCATGGCCTCGGACGCCTTCTTCCCGTTCCGTGACGGCATCGACAATGCGGCTAAAGTGGGTATCACCGCCGTGATCCAGCCGGGTGGTTCGATGCGTGATGCCGAGGTTATCGCTGCCGCCGATGAAGCTGGCATTGCGATGGTATTCACCGGCATGCGCCACTTCCGCCACTGA
- the purD gene encoding phosphoribosylamine--glycine ligase, translated as MKVLIIGSGGREHALAWKVAQDPRVEKVYVAPGNAGTATEAKCENVAIDVTALEQLADFAEQNVQMTIVGPEAPLVAGVVDLFRSRGLDCFGPTKGAAQLEGSKAFTKDFLARHKIPTADYQNFTEIEPALAYLREKGAPIVIKADGLAAGKGVIVAMTLEEAEAAVRDMLAGNAFGDAGSRVVIEEFLDGEEASFIVMVDGHNVLPMATSQDHKRVGDKDTGPNTGGMGAYSPAPVVTAEVHQRVMDQVIWPTVRGMAEEGNVYTGFLYAGLMIDKAGNPKVIEFNCRFGDPETQPVMLRLESSLVLLVEAAFAKALDKVEAQWNPQPSLGVVMAAGGYPGDYAKGALINGLDAAAKLEGKVFHAGTALKDGQVVTAGGRVLCATAMGATVEAAQQQAYRLAEQVNWDGSFYRTDIGYRAIARERGEHQ; from the coding sequence ATGAAAGTTTTGATCATCGGCAGCGGCGGCCGTGAGCACGCCCTGGCCTGGAAAGTCGCCCAGGACCCACGCGTCGAGAAGGTCTACGTTGCACCGGGCAACGCCGGCACCGCCACCGAAGCCAAGTGCGAGAACGTCGCCATCGACGTCACCGCCCTGGAGCAACTGGCCGACTTCGCCGAGCAGAACGTGCAAATGACCATCGTCGGCCCTGAGGCCCCGCTGGTCGCTGGCGTGGTCGATCTGTTCCGCAGCCGTGGCCTGGACTGCTTCGGCCCGACCAAGGGCGCAGCCCAGCTGGAAGGCTCCAAGGCCTTCACCAAGGACTTCCTGGCACGCCACAAGATCCCGACCGCCGACTACCAGAATTTCACCGAGATCGAGCCGGCACTGGCCTACCTGCGTGAAAAAGGCGCGCCGATCGTCATCAAGGCCGACGGCCTGGCCGCTGGCAAGGGCGTGATCGTAGCCATGACCCTTGAGGAAGCCGAAGCCGCCGTGCGTGACATGCTCGCCGGCAATGCCTTTGGCGACGCAGGCTCGCGTGTGGTCATCGAGGAATTCCTCGACGGCGAGGAAGCCAGCTTCATCGTCATGGTCGACGGCCACAACGTGCTGCCGATGGCCACCAGCCAGGACCACAAGCGCGTCGGCGACAAGGACACCGGCCCGAACACCGGCGGCATGGGCGCTTACTCCCCGGCTCCGGTCGTCACTGCCGAAGTCCACCAGCGCGTGATGGACCAGGTGATCTGGCCGACCGTGCGCGGCATGGCCGAGGAAGGCAACGTCTACACCGGTTTCCTCTACGCAGGCCTGATGATCGACAAGGCTGGCAACCCCAAGGTCATCGAGTTCAACTGCCGCTTCGGCGACCCGGAAACTCAACCGGTCATGCTGCGCCTTGAATCGAGCCTGGTGCTGCTGGTCGAGGCGGCCTTCGCCAAGGCCCTGGACAAGGTCGAGGCCCAGTGGAATCCGCAGCCGAGCCTGGGTGTGGTCATGGCCGCAGGCGGTTACCCCGGCGACTACGCCAAGGGCGCCTTGATCAACGGCCTGGACGCTGCCGCCAAGCTCGAGGGCAAGGTCTTCCATGCAGGTACCGCACTCAAGGATGGCCAGGTCGTCACCGCCGGTGGCCGTGTGCTCTGCGCCACTGCCATGGGTGCCACCGTCGAGGCCGCCCAGCAACAGGCCTACCGCCTGGCCGAGCAAGTCAACTGGGACGGTAGCTTCTACCGCACCGACATCGGCTACCGTGCGATCGCCCGCGAGCGTGGCGAGCACCAGTAA
- a CDS encoding hybrid sensor histidine kinase/response regulator, which produces MRRLRIAIALIVSLLTLLCLPPASAEQGGGWAVLLDEQANLQLSDIRSDRYRNQFSPLQLFELDAAPAGQALWLHYRLEPGEQEQLLRVFAPDLSRLDLYALDGDKLVRQLHHGRQGGNISPTLRSSDHLLALPNSPRTLDIYLRLVSEHQLRPAISLEPAAWAAADQTRPLLFGLLFGGLVMLILHNLIRFLYTRSSTTLILALYHGLMLLSALILLNLSGPWWQLWHSAQTPAAYLTLVLAGLAGLYFTQHFFSPCSSLRCNRLLHAEMLIVAVSGLVLLFVDTLPLNLMTYALLALGSVTMLLVSAYHWYKGYGPARLFAVAMLVFNLGGLVLLPALLGLTRTSTPWLLCILMALTVVSGLLLNLAVSERLRRISEERFRASRALAASDAEINAKAEFLAKISHEIRTPMNGVLGMTELLLGTPLSVKQRDYVQTIHSAGNELLTLINEILDISKLESRQIELDDVQFDLNALIEDCLNIFRAKAEQQNIELISFTQPQVPRVISGDPTRLRQALSSLLDNALKNTEQGEILLVVALDQRGDVPRLRIAVQDSGESMPAAEREALLQAQLHSHQFLSSNKLGGHLGLVIAKQLIGLMQGEFGIKCSTSMGNTLWLTLPLDPSRLEQPPADLDGPLRDARVLVVDDNDTCRKVLVQQCSAWGMNVSAVPSGKEALALLRTKAHLRDYFDAVLLDQNMPGMTGMQLAAKIKEDPSLNHDILVVMLTGISNAPSKIIARNAGVKRILAKPVAGYTLKTTLAEELALRGRDQAPAPTLPGPPPPLDLPSDFRVLVAEDNSISTKVIRGMLGKLNLEPDTASNGEEALRAMKAQRYDLVLMDCEMPVLDGFSATEQLRAWETANQRERTPVVALTAHILSEHKDRARQAGMDGHMAKPVELSQLRELIQFWASKRAAASDRLHTP; this is translated from the coding sequence TTGCGTCGGCTTCGGATTGCCATTGCCCTGATCGTCAGCCTGCTGACGCTGCTCTGCCTTCCCCCGGCCTCGGCCGAGCAAGGTGGAGGCTGGGCCGTTCTGCTCGATGAACAGGCCAACCTGCAACTGAGCGACATCCGCTCGGACCGCTACCGCAATCAGTTCAGCCCCCTGCAACTGTTCGAACTCGATGCCGCCCCCGCCGGCCAGGCGCTGTGGCTGCACTATCGGCTTGAGCCAGGTGAGCAGGAACAACTGCTGCGCGTCTTCGCGCCCGACCTGTCACGGCTGGACCTCTACGCGCTGGACGGCGACAAACTCGTTCGCCAGTTGCACCACGGTCGCCAGGGCGGGAACATCAGCCCGACCCTGCGCAGCAGCGACCACCTGCTGGCGCTGCCCAACAGCCCGCGCACCCTGGACATTTACCTGCGCCTGGTCTCCGAGCACCAACTGCGTCCGGCCATCAGCCTGGAGCCTGCCGCCTGGGCCGCCGCCGACCAGACCCGCCCGCTGCTGTTCGGCCTGCTGTTCGGCGGCTTGGTGATGCTGATCCTGCACAACCTGATCCGCTTCCTCTACACCCGCTCCAGCACCACGCTGATCCTGGCCCTCTATCACGGCCTGATGTTGCTCAGCGCCTTGATCCTGCTCAACCTCAGCGGCCCCTGGTGGCAGCTGTGGCACAGTGCCCAAACCCCCGCCGCCTACCTGACACTGGTCCTGGCAGGGCTGGCCGGGCTGTATTTCACCCAGCATTTCTTCAGCCCCTGCAGCTCGCTGCGTTGCAACCGGCTGCTGCATGCAGAGATGCTGATCGTCGCGGTCAGCGGCTTGGTGCTGCTGTTCGTCGATACCCTGCCGCTCAACCTGATGACCTATGCCCTGCTCGCGCTCGGCAGCGTGACCATGCTGCTGGTCAGTGCCTATCACTGGTACAAGGGCTATGGCCCGGCACGGCTGTTCGCCGTGGCCATGCTGGTGTTCAACCTGGGCGGCCTGGTGCTGCTGCCGGCCTTGCTGGGCCTGACGCGCACCTCGACCCCCTGGCTGCTGTGCATCCTCATGGCGCTGACCGTGGTCAGTGGCTTGCTGCTGAACCTGGCCGTCAGCGAGCGGCTGCGGCGCATCAGCGAAGAACGCTTCCGCGCCAGCCGCGCCCTGGCCGCCAGCGATGCCGAGATCAACGCCAAGGCCGAGTTCCTGGCCAAGATCAGCCACGAGATCCGCACCCCCATGAACGGCGTGCTGGGCATGACCGAACTGCTGCTGGGCACGCCACTGTCGGTCAAGCAGCGCGACTACGTGCAGACTATCCACAGCGCCGGCAACGAACTGCTCACGCTGATCAACGAAATCCTCGACATCTCCAAGCTCGAATCCAGGCAGATCGAGCTCGATGACGTGCAGTTCGACCTCAACGCACTGATCGAGGACTGCCTGAATATCTTCCGCGCCAAGGCCGAGCAGCAGAACATCGAGCTGATCAGCTTCACCCAGCCACAGGTGCCACGGGTCATCAGCGGCGACCCGACGCGCCTGCGCCAGGCGCTGTCGAGCCTGCTGGACAATGCCCTGAAGAACACCGAGCAAGGCGAGATCCTGCTGGTGGTGGCCCTGGACCAGCGCGGTGACGTGCCACGCCTGCGCATCGCCGTGCAGGACAGCGGCGAATCGATGCCCGCCGCCGAGCGTGAAGCCTTGCTGCAAGCCCAGCTGCACAGTCATCAGTTCCTTTCCAGCAACAAGCTAGGCGGCCACCTGGGGCTGGTCATCGCCAAGCAGTTGATTGGCCTGATGCAGGGCGAGTTCGGCATCAAGTGCAGCACCAGTATGGGCAACACCCTCTGGCTTACCTTGCCGCTCGACCCCTCGCGCCTGGAACAACCTCCGGCCGACCTCGACGGCCCGCTGCGCGATGCCCGCGTGCTCGTGGTGGACGACAACGACACCTGCCGCAAGGTCCTGGTGCAGCAGTGCAGCGCCTGGGGCATGAACGTCAGCGCGGTACCTTCGGGCAAGGAAGCCCTGGCCCTGCTGCGCACCAAAGCCCACCTGCGCGATTACTTCGATGCCGTGCTGCTGGACCAGAACATGCCCGGCATGACCGGCATGCAACTGGCGGCCAAGATCAAGGAAGACCCCAGCCTGAACCACGATATCCTGGTGGTGATGCTCACCGGCATCAGCAACGCGCCGAGCAAGATCATCGCCCGTAATGCCGGGGTCAAGCGCATCCTGGCCAAGCCGGTGGCCGGCTATACCCTCAAGACCACGCTGGCCGAAGAGCTCGCCCTGCGCGGTCGCGACCAGGCGCCCGCCCCCACCCTGCCCGGCCCGCCACCGCCGCTGGACCTGCCCAGCGACTTCCGCGTGCTGGTCGCCGAGGACAACAGCATTTCCACCAAGGTCATCCGCGGCATGCTCGGCAAGCTCAACCTCGAGCCGGACACCGCCAGCAACGGCGAGGAAGCTCTGCGGGCGATGAAAGCACAGCGCTATGACCTGGTGCTGATGGACTGCGAGATGCCGGTACTCGATGGTTTCTCCGCCACCGAGCAGCTTCGTGCCTGGGAAACCGCCAACCAACGCGAACGCACGCCCGTGGTGGCATTGACCGCGCACATCCTCAGCGAACACAAGGACCGCGCACGCCAGGCCGGCATGGACGGGCACATGGCCAAGCCCGTGGAGCTGTCGCAGTTGCGCGAACTGATCCAGTTCTGGGCCAGCAAGCGGGCTGCGGCGTCTGACCGTTTGCATACCCCCTAA